One genomic segment of Schistosoma haematobium chromosome 6, whole genome shotgun sequence includes these proteins:
- the SELRC1_1 gene encoding Cytochrome c oxidase assembly factor 7, variant 2 (EggNog:ENOG410VBNU~COG:L), whose translation MVPVVLINSLPVTQISAFYALFMTQAAGRLVADGIASHAPNLSVAMSLFELGCQNRVPESCFHLGGAAMVLAKENDKSTNSEKSPNPTGSNDSSRLRVEAFKAWMEGCKLGHEFCCRNIAKMYSNGDGVEMDELKAKDFLLKADQLATHNNVTHTSTTNTAVNKTGT comes from the coding sequence ATGGTTCCCGTAGTTTTGATAAATTCACTTCCTGTAACACAAATTTCTGCCTTCTATGCACTTTTTATGACACAGGCTGCTGGACGTCTAGTTGCTGATGGTATAGCTAGCCATGCACCAAATTTATCTGTTGCAATGTCACTATTCGAATTAGGTTGCCAAAATAGAGTGCCAGAGAGTTGTTTTCATCTTGGTGGTGCAGCAATGGTATTAGCTAAAGAAAATGACAAATCAACTAATTCAGAAAAATCTCCTAATCCTACTGGTAGTAACGATAGTAGTCGTCTACGTGTTGAAGCATTCAAAGCATGGATGGAAGGTTGTAAATTGGGCCATGAATTCTGTTGTCGTAATATTGCAAAAATGTACTCCAATGGTGATGGTGTTGAGATGGATGAATTGAAAGCAAAAGATTTCCTATTAAAAGCTGACCAATTGGCGACACATAACAACGTGACACATACTTCTACTACTAATACTGCTGTGAATAAAACCGGTACATGA